A portion of the Gadus macrocephalus chromosome 10, ASM3116895v1 genome contains these proteins:
- the LOC132466509 gene encoding uncharacterized protein LOC132466509, producing MPRASRASAAAKVRRRTILPMATTLARGFLPVHGTGARHRVKPWPVSAHTGKFNRLDLPPESPDKQFVLFVGDSHLRALVDRYVRMPDGCLSFGFLSTPGASAAELRTELLNADIPRTPDIVCLLAPSNNLTATPSIEAAGVAFDGLLRAARSRWPKVFVLDFPPRLASELAPQQFLREEFRRVAAKNDVKYCVTADRFPLDSRALWSRDGIHLSDDRGMPLLAKLLWHFSFRQLQSPLPVTPPPVSPPKSPPTVRPFATTVVVKGEVSRPRPLDPFKETVVGRRGKVKVIPF from the exons ATGCCTCGTGCCTCGCGCGCTTCGGCTGCAGccaaggtgaggaggaggacgattCTTCCGATGGCAACGACTCTGGCTAGAGGCTTCCTCCCTG TGCATGGCACTGGAGCACGTCACCGTGTCAAGCCTTGGCCTGTCTCTGCCCACACTGGGAAGTTCAACCGATTGGATCTCCCTCCTGAGTCTCCAGATAAGCAG TTTGTGCTGTTTGTGGGCGACTCGCATCTGCGTGCGTTGGTTGACCGTTACGTGAGGATGCCAGACGGTTGCCTTTCGTTTGGGTTCCTGTCTACGCCTGGGGCGTCTGCCGCTGAGCTCCGCACTGAGTTGCTGAACGCAGACATCCCCAGAACCCCCGACATCGTTTGCTTGCTGGCTCCAAGCAACAACCTCACGGCGACGCCCAGCATCGAAGCGGCTGGAGTTGCCTTCGATGGACTTCTGAGAGCTGCCCGCAGTCGATGGCCTAAG GTGTTTGTGCTCGATTTCCCTCCCCGGCTGGCGAGTGAATTGGCACCGCAACAATTCCTTCGAGAGGAGTTTCGTCGCGTTGCAGCAAAGAACG ATGTAAAGTACTGCGTCACAGCTGACCGCTTTCCGCTGGACTCACGTGCCTTGTGGAGTCGTGATGGG ATCCACCTGAGTGACGATCGGGGGATGCCGCTTCTCGCGAAGCTTCTGTGGCACTTCTCCTTTCGGCAGCTACAGTCACCTCTGCCTGTTACACCTCCGCCTGTGTCTCCTCCCAAGTCACCCCCGACTGTGAGACCCTTTGCTACCACCGTGGTTGTGAAGGGAGAGGTTTCACGTCCACGTCCCCTTGACCCCTTCAAGGAAACTGTCGTCGGACGTCGCGGAAAGGTAAAAGTTATACCATTTTGA